A part of Caretta caretta isolate rCarCar2 chromosome 1, rCarCar1.hap1, whole genome shotgun sequence genomic DNA contains:
- the LOC125641981 gene encoding olfactory receptor 51E2-like, giving the protein MSDTNTTHFTNPSTFILLGIPGLEVAHAWISIPFCTMYVIAILGNFYILFVVKMEPSLHEPMYYFLCMLAVTDLVLYTSTMPKILAIFWFNSREINFSACLTQMYFILISSLLESGILVAMALDRYVAICHPLRHSTILTNPLVAKIGLAVVLCGCIVLLPYPLLERQWSSCRTNVISEPFCSHIAVLKLACADTSVSSYYGLFVLFFVMGLDGIFIAMSYIQILRAIFSLPTKDARVKTLGTCGSHLFVILAFYIPGLIMSLMHRFAQNVPLPFHVLIGNMYLLLPPMLNPVIYGVRTKQIRDRLLRLFTHKGA; this is encoded by the coding sequence ATGTCAGATACCAACACAACCcacttcaccaacccctccacctttatcctgctgggcattcctggcctggaggtgGCCCATGCCTGGATCTCAatccccttctgcaccatgtACGTCATCGCCATCTTGGGGAACTTTTACATCCTGTTCGTTGTGAAGATGGAGCCGAGCCTTCATGAGCcaatgtactatttcctctgcatgctggccgtCACTGACCTGGTCCTGTATACTTCCACCATGCCCAAAATCCTGGCaatcttctggttcaattccagggagatcaatttcagtgcctgcctcacccagatgtacttCATCCTCATCTCATCTCTGTTGGAGTCTGGGATCCTCGTAGCCATGGCTCTGgatcgctacgtggccatctgccatcccctgagacattccaccatcctgacaaacCCCCTGGTGGCCAAGATTGGCCTGGCCGTGGTGCTGTGTGGTTGCATAGTTCTACTTCCCTATCCCTTACTGGAAAGACAGTGGTCTTCTTGCAGAACGAACGTCATCTCCGAGCCGTTCTGCTCACACATAGCTGTGCTGAAGCTGGCCTGTGCTGACACCAGTGTTAGTAGTTACTATGGTCTCTTTGTGTTATTCTTTGTGATGGGTCTGGATGGCATTTTTATTGCCATGTCCTATatccagatcctcagggccatcttcagcctccccacaaaaGATGCGCGGGTCAAGACTTTGGGGACCTGCGGCTCCCACCTTTTTGTCATTTTAGCCTTTTACATCCCAGGTCTCATCATGTCCCTCATGCACAGATTTGCCCAAAATGTGCCCCTGCCTTTCCATGTTCTCATTGGCAATATGTACCTCTTGCTGCCCCCCATGTTAAACCCCGTCATCTATGGGGTGAGGACGAAACAGATCCGGGACAGGCTGCTCCGGCTCTTTACCCATAAAGGGGCCTAA